The sequence below is a genomic window from Neosynechococcus sphagnicola sy1.
AGAGCGTTTATTTTGGTCGGCGGACGCTCTCTCTTTATGTGTGCAAACTCATGGTAGTGCTACTATTGTTTAATATAAACTATTAATAACTACTTTTGTGTTATCCTTAAACTCTAAGTCGTAATTATGATTAAGGATGTAGTCATGGCTGACAATATGGCAACAGAAAAGATTCGGACATCTATTTATCTCAAAGAAGACCTTAAGAAGGAGCTTGAGCGCTTAGCCAAGGTTGAGCGCAGAAGCCTTAACAACCTGATTGAGATTCTGGTTGAGGACGCTATTGAAGAAGCCAAAAAGGAAGGCAAACTAACCCATGCAAGCAAGTGAAGGGGATACT
It includes:
- a CDS encoding ribbon-helix-helix domain-containing protein; its protein translation is MADNMATEKIRTSIYLKEDLKKELERLAKVERRSLNNLIEILVEDAIEEAKKEGKLTHASK